In the genome of Bradyrhizobium sp. CIAT3101, one region contains:
- a CDS encoding sugar kinase, with protein MQALFIGQTYIDVVFITDHMPTGDEKHVATDYAVSFGGNAVTAAFCCAKLGIVPDLIATAANDWLGRMFQDMCAKYAISLHGRKVNQSSLSFIMPKDGKRAIVRCRDDEHIHPFPMLNLGGCRALHIDGHQPDAAIHYAKVCREAGILTSLDGGGLRTNTHELLEYIDVAIVAERLCEQMDLTPEKMLDYLKGRGCKIGGVTMGEKGLLWYNETGAVEIMPAMPIPRERVIDTNGAGDVFHGAYVYSYLAHPGKSWREHFDFARAASTFKIQRLGNEAGLPTLVDIAKVRHEFEVRV; from the coding sequence ATGCAGGCTCTCTTTATCGGACAGACCTATATCGACGTCGTCTTCATCACCGACCACATGCCGACCGGCGACGAGAAGCACGTGGCAACTGACTACGCAGTCTCCTTCGGCGGCAACGCGGTCACGGCCGCATTCTGCTGCGCCAAGCTCGGCATCGTGCCGGACCTGATCGCTACCGCGGCCAATGACTGGCTGGGGCGCATGTTCCAGGACATGTGCGCGAAATACGCGATCTCGCTGCACGGGCGAAAGGTGAACCAGTCGTCGCTCTCTTTCATCATGCCGAAGGACGGCAAGCGCGCCATCGTTCGCTGCCGCGACGACGAGCATATCCACCCCTTTCCGATGCTCAATCTCGGCGGCTGCCGCGCGCTGCATATCGACGGCCATCAGCCCGATGCGGCAATTCATTACGCAAAGGTCTGCCGCGAGGCCGGCATCCTGACTTCGCTCGATGGTGGCGGCCTGCGCACAAACACGCATGAGCTGCTTGAATACATCGACGTTGCGATCGTCGCCGAGCGGCTGTGCGAGCAGATGGACCTGACGCCGGAGAAGATGCTCGACTACCTCAAGGGCCGCGGCTGCAAGATCGGTGGCGTTACCATGGGTGAGAAGGGCTTGCTCTGGTACAACGAGACCGGCGCAGTCGAGATCATGCCGGCGATGCCGATCCCGCGTGAGCGCGTGATCGACACCAACGGTGCCGGCGACGTCTTCCACGGCGCCTATGTCTATTCTTACCTCGCGCACCCCGGGAAAAGCTGGCGCGAGCATTTTGACTTTGCCCGCGCCGCCTCGACCTTCAAGATCCAGCGGCTCGGCAACGAAGCCGGCCTGCCGACCCTTGTGGACATCGCCAAAGTCAGGCACGAGTTCGAAGTCAGGGTCTAG
- a CDS encoding ABC transporter substrate-binding protein, with the protein MKRWIGAAAVALMTFAVAPAQAADKVVLMLNWYVYGEHAPFYYGKAKGIYAAEGIDLEIQEGRGSAATTQAVAAKTADFGYVDVPTMMRAAIKGAPVIATGVLLQTSPMSAMGFVDKNIRKPEDIKGKTVAITPADSMTQIWPLFLKKTGLKESDFTTVAGDGQTKLNAVINGQADLLLGYVMDQSMKIKDATGKDVFPIKFADYGIDMVSSGIIANSDYVKANADLVRRFMSATTKAVEAAEKEPKAAAQSILDANPKGGKIDTLTQGFELTIPLYRTAETKSKRPFQVTDQNMTDSVNLMVEYGGLDAKAKENPKAFYTNDYLPKSGT; encoded by the coding sequence ATGAAGCGGTGGATTGGGGCTGCAGCAGTGGCGCTCATGACGTTTGCGGTTGCACCGGCGCAGGCGGCCGACAAGGTCGTGCTGATGCTGAACTGGTACGTCTACGGCGAGCACGCGCCGTTCTATTACGGCAAGGCCAAGGGCATTTACGCGGCCGAGGGCATCGATCTCGAGATCCAGGAAGGCCGCGGTTCGGCCGCCACCACGCAGGCGGTTGCCGCCAAGACCGCCGATTTCGGCTATGTCGACGTTCCCACCATGATGCGCGCCGCGATCAAGGGCGCACCGGTGATCGCGACCGGCGTGCTGCTGCAGACCTCGCCGATGTCTGCGATGGGCTTCGTCGACAAGAACATCAGGAAGCCCGAGGACATCAAGGGCAAGACGGTGGCGATCACGCCGGCCGATTCCATGACCCAGATCTGGCCGCTGTTCCTGAAGAAGACCGGCCTGAAGGAGAGCGATTTCACCACCGTTGCCGGTGATGGCCAGACCAAGCTCAACGCCGTCATCAACGGCCAGGCTGATCTCTTGCTCGGCTACGTCATGGACCAGTCGATGAAGATCAAGGACGCCACCGGCAAGGACGTGTTCCCGATCAAGTTCGCCGACTACGGCATCGACATGGTCTCGTCAGGCATCATCGCCAACTCCGACTATGTGAAGGCCAACGCCGATCTCGTCCGCCGCTTCATGTCGGCGACGACGAAGGCTGTCGAAGCCGCCGAGAAGGAGCCGAAGGCGGCCGCGCAGTCGATCCTCGATGCCAATCCCAAGGGCGGCAAGATCGACACGCTGACGCAGGGATTCGAGCTGACCATTCCGCTGTACCGGACCGCCGAGACCAAGAGCAAGCGGCCGTTCCAGGTCACCGACCAGAACATGACCGATAGCGTCAACCTGATGGTCGAATATGGCGGGCTCGACGCCAAGGCCAAGGAGAACCCGAAGGCCTTCTACACCAACGATTACCTGCCGAAGAGCGGCACGTGA
- a CDS encoding FAD-dependent oxidoreductase — MTDGPVIIVGAGHGGYQVAASLRQAGFSDRICLINDEAHLPYQRPPLSKAYIKGSAGPESLMFRPQKFYHDQAIELIAGRALSIDRAGRKVLLASGEMLPYGHLVLATGARNRLLDLPNANLPDVKYLRILDESEALRTIIPSKTRVVVIGAGFIGLEFAATARIKGLEVDVLELAPRVMARAVTAEVSEYFQARHREAGIRIHLGVQATSIEAENGKVTGVSLSDGRHLPADLVVVGVGVLPNIELAAEAGLPVAAGIIVDEYLATADPNISAIGDCALFASPRFGGSLRLESVQNATDHARCLAARLTGDKKVYDGHPWFWSDQGDDKLQIAGLTTGYDRVVLRGDPVRKAFSVFCYHGDKLLGIESINRAGDHMFGRRLQAMDRSITPEQAADESFDLKSALA, encoded by the coding sequence ATGACGGATGGACCCGTGATCATTGTCGGTGCCGGCCATGGTGGCTACCAGGTCGCAGCATCCCTGCGCCAGGCGGGCTTTTCGGACCGGATCTGCCTGATCAATGACGAAGCGCATCTGCCCTATCAACGGCCGCCGCTGTCCAAGGCCTACATCAAGGGCTCGGCCGGGCCGGAAAGCCTGATGTTCCGGCCGCAGAAATTTTATCACGACCAGGCCATCGAGCTGATCGCCGGCCGCGCCCTATCGATCGACCGCGCGGGGCGCAAGGTGCTGCTCGCGTCCGGCGAGATGCTGCCTTACGGCCATCTCGTGCTGGCGACGGGCGCGCGCAACCGGCTGCTCGATCTGCCCAATGCCAATCTGCCCGACGTGAAATATCTGCGCATCCTCGACGAAAGCGAGGCGCTGCGGACCATCATCCCGTCGAAGACGCGGGTCGTGGTGATCGGCGCCGGTTTCATCGGCCTGGAATTCGCGGCCACCGCGCGAATCAAGGGCCTCGAGGTCGACGTGCTCGAGCTCGCACCCCGCGTGATGGCGCGCGCGGTGACGGCCGAGGTCTCGGAGTATTTCCAGGCGCGGCACCGCGAGGCCGGTATCCGCATTCACCTCGGCGTGCAGGCGACCTCCATCGAGGCCGAGAACGGCAAGGTCACCGGCGTCTCCCTGAGCGACGGCCGGCATCTGCCCGCCGACCTCGTCGTGGTCGGCGTCGGCGTGCTGCCGAACATCGAGCTTGCGGCCGAGGCCGGGCTGCCGGTCGCGGCCGGCATCATCGTCGACGAATATCTCGCGACGGCTGATCCGAACATCTCCGCGATCGGGGATTGCGCGCTGTTTGCCAGCCCGCGCTTCGGCGGATCGCTGCGGCTGGAATCGGTCCAGAACGCCACCGATCACGCCCGCTGCCTGGCGGCACGGCTGACCGGCGACAAGAAGGTCTATGACGGCCATCCCTGGTTCTGGAGCGACCAGGGCGACGACAAGCTCCAGATCGCGGGCCTCACCACCGGCTACGACCGCGTCGTGCTGCGCGGCGATCCCGTTAGGAAAGCGTTCTCGGTGTTCTGCTATCACGGCGACAAGCTGCTTGGCATCGAGTCGATCAACCGCGCCGGCGATCACATGTTTGGTCGTCGCTTGCAGGCCATGGACCGCTCCATCACGCCGGAGCAGGCCGCGGACGAGAGCTTCGACCTGAAGAGCGCGCTGGCCTGA
- a CDS encoding TRAP transporter small permease: MAIADKLVLQRQRHLKWRWLDWLELALMILCGVLCFGFSLSVTADIVTRTIGHPWLWLQEVTSTLFIYAIFIGTAVATRRNDHLYLTAISEAMHGTPRIIVEIIIRLVVLGVAFCLIWYGYQNYLRGFGSFRLPSGTPIASLYAIIPLSGILVGLFTIEQLVNGLRNGFDHREPPDEESAPVVTEAQVRAQP, translated from the coding sequence ATGGCCATCGCCGACAAGCTCGTACTCCAACGCCAGCGCCATCTGAAATGGCGCTGGCTCGACTGGCTCGAGCTCGCGCTCATGATCCTCTGCGGCGTGTTGTGCTTCGGCTTCTCGCTGTCGGTCACCGCCGACATCGTCACCCGCACCATCGGGCATCCCTGGCTGTGGTTGCAGGAAGTCACCTCGACGTTGTTCATCTACGCGATCTTCATCGGGACGGCGGTTGCGACCCGCCGCAACGATCACCTCTACCTCACGGCGATCTCCGAGGCGATGCACGGCACGCCCAGGATCATCGTCGAAATCATCATCCGCCTCGTCGTCCTCGGCGTCGCCTTCTGTCTGATCTGGTACGGCTACCAGAATTATCTGCGCGGCTTCGGCAGCTTCCGGCTGCCGTCGGGCACGCCGATCGCATCGCTTTACGCCATCATCCCGCTGTCCGGTATCCTGGTTGGCCTGTTCACCATCGAGCAGCTCGTCAACGGCCTTCGCAACGGCTTCGACCATCGCGAGCCGCCCGACGAGGAATCGGCGCCTGTCGTGACCGAAGCACAGGTGAGGGCGCAGCCGTGA
- a CDS encoding enoyl-CoA hydratase-related protein — MPAPVSQPDDPALLRIDGSIATITLNRPAGFNSINLAIAQKLEQLAAHIEGDDAIRVVVLEGEGRAFSAGGDLQTIGAAAEANTVTPVVGELLKHYHSFIEIIRRMPKISLSSVHGSAAGAGMGLAFVTDLCIAADDAKFTPAYAKIGVSPDGGSTVGIVGTVGSRRALQIFLAEDNFTAQQAYEWGLVAKTVPAAELKAATRKLAERLAQNPPAAIAGTKSLVYAAATTPVKQQLDAEEHKIIMAMNTEEFRVAVKKFTSKSK, encoded by the coding sequence ATGCCAGCTCCCGTCTCCCAACCCGACGATCCCGCGCTGCTGCGGATCGACGGCTCAATCGCGACCATCACGCTCAACCGCCCCGCCGGCTTCAACTCGATCAACCTTGCGATCGCGCAGAAGCTCGAACAGCTCGCGGCCCATATCGAAGGCGACGATGCCATCCGCGTCGTCGTGCTGGAGGGCGAAGGCCGGGCCTTCTCCGCCGGCGGCGATCTGCAGACGATTGGGGCTGCGGCCGAAGCCAACACGGTGACGCCGGTCGTCGGCGAGCTGTTGAAGCACTATCATTCCTTCATCGAGATCATCCGACGCATGCCGAAGATCTCGCTGTCGAGTGTGCACGGCTCCGCGGCCGGCGCCGGCATGGGACTCGCCTTCGTCACCGACCTCTGCATCGCCGCCGATGATGCGAAGTTCACACCCGCTTACGCCAAGATCGGCGTGTCGCCCGATGGCGGCTCGACGGTCGGGATCGTCGGCACGGTCGGCTCGCGCCGCGCGCTGCAGATCTTCCTCGCCGAGGACAATTTTACGGCGCAGCAGGCTTACGAATGGGGCCTCGTCGCCAAGACCGTTCCTGCGGCCGAGCTGAAGGCAGCTACGCGAAAACTCGCCGAGCGGCTGGCGCAGAACCCGCCCGCGGCCATCGCCGGCACCAAGTCGCTGGTCTATGCGGCCGCCACCACGCCGGTGAAGCAGCAGCTCGATGCCGAGGAACACAAGATCATCATGGCGATGAACACGGAGGAGTTTCGTGTGGCCGTGAAGAAGTTCACGAGCAAGAGCAAGTGA
- a CDS encoding TRAP transporter large permease, with protein sequence MSAPIVLALMSICFLSFGYLGVPVPFSLMAGVFIGAILSDVSLAAIIQKIFDGVDSEALLAIPFFLLVGELMSSANVVVRIANLSVSLVGHIRGGLSQVVVVFSMFFSEMSGSTTADVAVMSRALGGPMKREGYEPAFIAAIIASASTIAALVPPSITAVVYGAVGNVSIAGLFMAGVVPGLMIGFGLMIYCYFFGPSGLRKPRAPLRQVMFAAGDAALPLMIPVILLGGILTGWFTPTEAGVVAVAWIILVVIPALNRGHFRKIPYDFCLAGLIFSLPLITIGAANAFGWMLAYLRGASYIADMITSIAGNDPHLIMLLMVLLFTVVGDFIEPVPTIIIFMPLVNTLTEAGDINGVHMGVVLIATLAFGLITPPYGLVLLMASKFVGISFAKALRAALPIYVVFFATIAFAIYFPSVVLWLPQHVLPESVGCFKSPAGTGYICPK encoded by the coding sequence GTGAGCGCACCCATTGTCCTGGCGTTGATGTCGATCTGCTTCCTGTCGTTCGGCTATCTCGGCGTGCCCGTGCCGTTCTCGCTGATGGCCGGAGTGTTCATCGGCGCGATCCTGTCCGACGTCTCGCTCGCCGCAATCATCCAGAAGATCTTTGACGGCGTCGATTCCGAGGCGCTGCTGGCGATCCCGTTCTTCCTGCTGGTCGGCGAGCTGATGAGCTCGGCCAATGTCGTGGTGCGAATAGCCAATCTCTCGGTGTCGCTGGTCGGGCATATCAGGGGTGGGCTGTCGCAGGTCGTCGTCGTCTTCAGCATGTTCTTCTCGGAGATGTCGGGCTCGACCACCGCCGACGTCGCGGTGATGAGCCGCGCGCTCGGCGGTCCGATGAAGCGCGAAGGCTACGAGCCTGCCTTCATCGCCGCGATCATCGCGTCTGCCTCGACCATCGCGGCGCTGGTGCCGCCGAGCATCACGGCGGTGGTCTATGGTGCCGTCGGTAACGTCTCGATCGCGGGCCTGTTCATGGCGGGCGTGGTGCCGGGTCTGATGATCGGCTTCGGGCTGATGATCTATTGCTATTTCTTCGGCCCGTCCGGCTTGCGCAAGCCGCGCGCGCCGCTACGGCAGGTGATGTTCGCGGCCGGCGACGCGGCGTTGCCGCTGATGATCCCGGTCATCCTGCTCGGCGGCATCCTGACCGGCTGGTTCACGCCGACGGAAGCCGGCGTCGTCGCCGTGGCCTGGATCATCCTGGTCGTGATCCCGGCGCTCAACCGCGGCCATTTCAGGAAGATCCCGTACGATTTCTGCCTCGCAGGCCTGATCTTCTCGCTGCCGCTGATCACGATCGGCGCGGCCAACGCCTTCGGCTGGATGCTCGCATACCTGCGCGGCGCCAGCTACATCGCCGACATGATCACCTCGATCGCCGGCAACGATCCGCATCTGATCATGCTGCTGATGGTGCTGCTGTTCACCGTGGTCGGCGATTTCATCGAGCCGGTGCCGACCATCATCATCTTCATGCCGCTGGTCAACACGCTGACGGAAGCGGGCGACATCAACGGCGTGCACATGGGCGTGGTGCTGATCGCGACCCTCGCCTTCGGCCTGATCACGCCGCCTTACGGGCTGGTGCTGCTGATGGCCTCGAAATTCGTCGGCATCAGCTTTGCGAAGGCGTTACGCGCGGCGCTGCCGATCTATGTCGTGTTCTTCGCCACGATCGCATTCGCGATCTATTTCCCGAGCGTGGTGCTCTGGCTGCCGCAGCACGTGCTGCCGGAATCGGTCGGCTGCTTCAAATCGCCGGCTGGGACAGGCTACATCTGTCCCAAGTGA
- a CDS encoding VOC family protein, with product MITGLDHIVALVQDIGAAKAAYQTLLGRAPAWQNSGEGADRVLFTLENMTIELMAPSGFSVAADRMRALLDDREGVLASLCFRVADMSKMHRRLDRVALKPDPVAEVESSDDASGAALHWKRTRAATELTRGVRMFFLELAEERPKSVASDVAPIDGLDHVVITTEDSDRAAALYGARLGLDLALDRSHHDWGQLMFFRCGDLIVEVVRRPVAGGDSLHDRLWGLSWRVADIEATRARLLAAGLDVTEVRNGRKPGTRIMTVRNGTCGIQTVLLERSPKPVE from the coding sequence ATGATCACCGGCCTCGATCACATCGTCGCTCTGGTCCAGGATATCGGTGCTGCCAAGGCGGCCTATCAGACGCTGTTGGGGCGCGCGCCGGCCTGGCAGAATTCCGGCGAGGGCGCCGACCGCGTGCTGTTCACCCTCGAGAACATGACGATCGAGCTGATGGCTCCGAGCGGCTTCAGCGTGGCCGCGGACCGGATGCGCGCGCTGCTCGATGACCGCGAGGGTGTGCTCGCCAGCCTGTGCTTTCGTGTCGCAGACATGAGCAAGATGCACCGGCGGCTGGACCGGGTGGCGCTGAAGCCGGATCCCGTCGCCGAGGTCGAGAGCAGCGACGATGCGAGCGGTGCTGCCCTGCACTGGAAACGCACGCGGGCCGCGACCGAGCTGACGCGCGGCGTGCGCATGTTCTTCCTCGAGCTGGCCGAGGAGCGTCCGAAGTCGGTTGCTTCAGACGTCGCGCCGATCGACGGGCTCGATCATGTCGTGATCACCACCGAGGATTCCGATCGTGCCGCCGCGCTCTACGGCGCGCGGCTCGGGCTCGATCTGGCGTTGGATCGCTCGCATCACGATTGGGGCCAGCTGATGTTCTTCCGCTGCGGCGATCTCATCGTCGAGGTGGTGCGCCGCCCCGTGGCGGGCGGAGATTCCCTGCATGACCGGCTCTGGGGCCTGAGCTGGCGCGTGGCCGACATCGAGGCCACCCGCGCCCGCCTGCTCGCCGCCGGCCTCGACGTCACCGAAGTGCGAAACGGCCGCAAGCCGGGCACGCGCATCATGACGGTGCGAAACGGCACCTGCGGGATTCAGACCGTGCTGCTGGAGCGTTCGCCGAAGCCGGTGGAGTAG
- a CDS encoding TetR/AcrR family transcriptional regulator, giving the protein MAKTTAKRTLKWQRDPEGMRLRILEAAKQEFSAHGLAGARVDRIAANAGANKRMLYYHVGNKDDLYLAVLEGAYDKIRSEERGLDLEHLDPPEAIKRLIEFTWGYFLRNPEFLSLLQTENLARAKHLKRSTKVKSMHSPFVEMIRTVVRRGVESGDFQVAVDPVQLYISIAGLCFFYLSNSATLSVIFGRDLLAKDAKDERLAHMVGLVLAALTGQSAALFEMAKAPKSRSVVAQTV; this is encoded by the coding sequence TTGGCGAAGACAACGGCAAAGCGAACTCTGAAATGGCAGCGCGATCCCGAAGGGATGCGGCTGCGCATTCTCGAGGCGGCCAAGCAGGAGTTTTCCGCTCACGGGCTCGCGGGCGCCCGAGTCGACCGCATCGCGGCGAATGCCGGCGCCAACAAGCGCATGCTCTACTACCACGTCGGCAACAAGGACGACCTCTATCTCGCCGTGCTCGAGGGCGCCTATGACAAGATCCGCAGCGAGGAGCGGGGCCTCGATCTCGAACATCTCGATCCGCCCGAGGCGATCAAGCGGCTGATCGAGTTCACCTGGGGTTATTTCCTGCGCAATCCCGAGTTCCTGTCGCTGCTCCAGACCGAGAACCTCGCGCGCGCAAAGCACCTCAAGCGCTCGACCAAGGTCAAGTCGATGCACTCGCCCTTCGTCGAGATGATCCGCACCGTGGTGCGGCGCGGCGTCGAGAGCGGTGATTTCCAGGTCGCGGTCGATCCGGTGCAGCTCTATATCTCGATCGCGGGCCTCTGTTTCTTCTATCTCTCGAACTCGGCGACGCTGAGCGTGATCTTCGGCCGCGACCTGCTCGCCAAGGACGCCAAGGACGAGCGGCTCGCGCACATGGTCGGTCTCGTGCTGGCCGCGCTGACGGGCCAGTCGGCCGCGTTGTTCGAGATGGCCAAGGCGCCGAAATCGCGGAGCGTGGTGGCACAGACGGTGTAG
- the rbsK gene encoding ribokinase → MGRVFVAGSINMDVVATADRHPRVGETVAGREVLYFPGGKGANQAVAASRLGAKTTLIGRLGKDAFGAELRAFLGAQGVDLGSVREADTHSGTAIITVAASDNTIVVIPGSNALVGADDVADAPLAKGDVAVSQFEIPLPTIAAFFQRAHAAGATTLLNPAPAQKMSSELLALVDILVLNETELGFLAGTELTDDDETAKIIAVARKLQARADQTICVTLGKRGVLALAGREEFAVPGRVVKAVDTTGAGDCFVGALASQLADGQPLRAALAFANAAASISVQRMGAGPSMPTAAEVAAVL, encoded by the coding sequence ATGGGGCGTGTATTCGTCGCCGGCAGCATCAACATGGATGTGGTGGCGACCGCCGATCGCCACCCCAGGGTCGGCGAGACGGTCGCCGGCCGCGAGGTGCTGTATTTTCCGGGCGGCAAGGGCGCGAACCAGGCCGTGGCCGCGTCGCGACTTGGCGCGAAGACCACGCTGATCGGGCGGCTGGGAAAGGATGCGTTCGGAGCGGAGCTTCGGGCGTTTCTCGGCGCACAGGGCGTCGATCTCGGTTCCGTCCGCGAAGCCGACACGCATAGCGGCACCGCGATCATCACGGTGGCGGCCTCCGACAACACCATCGTCGTCATTCCCGGCAGCAATGCGCTGGTCGGCGCGGATGACGTCGCGGATGCGCCGCTGGCGAAGGGCGATGTCGCGGTCAGCCAGTTCGAAATCCCGCTGCCGACCATTGCCGCGTTCTTCCAGCGCGCGCACGCGGCGGGCGCCACCACATTGCTGAATCCCGCCCCGGCGCAAAAGATGTCGAGCGAGCTGCTCGCGCTGGTCGACATCCTGGTGCTGAACGAGACCGAGCTTGGTTTCCTTGCAGGCACCGAGCTCACCGACGACGATGAGACTGCAAAGATCATCGCGGTGGCGCGAAAACTTCAGGCGCGCGCGGACCAGACCATCTGCGTCACGCTCGGCAAGCGCGGCGTGCTCGCACTCGCAGGTCGCGAGGAGTTTGCGGTGCCTGGCCGCGTGGTGAAGGCGGTCGACACCACAGGCGCAGGCGATTGTTTCGTGGGCGCGCTCGCATCGCAGCTCGCGGATGGCCAGCCTTTGCGCGCCGCCCTCGCCTTCGCCAACGCCGCCGCCTCGATCAGCGTGCAGCGCATGGGAGCCGGGCCGTCGATGCCGACGGCCGCGGAGGTTGCGGCGGTGCTGTAA
- a CDS encoding ABC transporter permease, translating into MAELKPQSAVSKMLNAAWVRPFLFLVFIVVAWDLAIRLFKIPAYQIPSPADVVAVLRSDWPELLRQCWPTTYATVCGFLLSALFGIPVAMLIAGSKTVESYVYPLLVFSQSVPKIAIAPLFVVWFGFGIIPKVISAFLLGFFPVVVSAVQGFKSVDPDMVDLARAMQGSRFQVLCAVNLPHALPAIFSGLKVSVTLAVVGAVVGEFVGSNSGIGYVMQRSIGTFDLPTMFAALVILALLGVILFWIVDRIEKLVIPWHVSQREDVIFAS; encoded by the coding sequence GTGGCTGAGTTGAAGCCGCAGAGTGCGGTGTCCAAGATGCTGAATGCGGCCTGGGTGCGGCCGTTTCTGTTCCTGGTCTTCATCGTCGTGGCCTGGGATCTTGCGATCCGGCTGTTCAAAATCCCCGCCTATCAGATCCCGTCGCCGGCCGACGTCGTCGCGGTGCTGCGCTCGGATTGGCCCGAACTGCTGCGCCAATGCTGGCCGACGACCTATGCGACCGTCTGCGGCTTCCTGCTGTCGGCGCTGTTCGGCATCCCCGTCGCGATGTTGATTGCGGGCTCGAAGACGGTGGAAAGCTATGTCTACCCGCTGCTGGTGTTCTCCCAATCCGTGCCGAAGATCGCGATCGCGCCGCTGTTCGTGGTGTGGTTCGGCTTCGGTATCATCCCCAAGGTGATCTCGGCGTTCCTGCTCGGCTTCTTCCCGGTCGTGGTGTCGGCGGTGCAGGGCTTCAAGTCGGTCGATCCCGACATGGTCGATCTCGCCCGCGCCATGCAGGGCAGCCGTTTTCAGGTGCTTTGCGCGGTGAACCTGCCGCATGCGTTGCCGGCGATCTTCTCCGGCCTCAAGGTCTCGGTGACGCTCGCCGTGGTCGGCGCGGTCGTTGGCGAGTTCGTCGGCTCCAATTCCGGCATCGGCTATGTGATGCAGCGCTCGATCGGCACGTTCGACCTGCCGACGATGTTCGCGGCGCTCGTGATCCTCGCGCTGCTCGGCGTCATCCTGTTCTGGATCGTCGACCGGATCGAGAAGCTGGTCATTCCCTGGCACGTCAGCCAGCGCGAGGACGTGATTTTCGCATCTTAA
- a CDS encoding histidine phosphatase family protein has translation MSATTPSRSFCGLRHGATDWNRQGLFQGRTDNPLNEDGLRQAHEAADLLRSAGISRIVASPLVRAARTAEIIADAIAVPLTIDTGIIEFDFGSFEGLPVRDLMIKHGVNSATGLVSILPADGENWDAMTERALACVSASLDRYPGDHLLFVCHDAVMQGMAKALSGSYFKNSHGTPFRYARDGAGWRIEQIVT, from the coding sequence GTGAGCGCGACGACGCCATCGCGTTCGTTCTGCGGCCTGCGCCACGGCGCGACCGACTGGAACCGGCAGGGACTGTTCCAGGGCCGGACCGACAACCCGCTGAACGAGGACGGCCTGCGCCAGGCGCATGAGGCCGCAGACCTGTTGCGCAGTGCCGGCATCAGCCGCATCGTCGCAAGCCCGCTGGTGCGTGCGGCCCGAACGGCCGAGATCATCGCGGACGCGATCGCGGTGCCGCTCACGATCGACACCGGCATCATCGAGTTCGATTTCGGCAGTTTCGAGGGCCTGCCCGTCCGCGATCTCATGATCAAGCATGGCGTCAACTCGGCAACCGGCCTCGTGTCGATCCTGCCCGCCGATGGCGAGAACTGGGACGCCATGACCGAGCGCGCGCTGGCTTGCGTTTCCGCGTCGCTCGACCGTTATCCCGGCGACCATCTGCTGTTCGTCTGCCATGACGCGGTGATGCAGGGCATGGCCAAGGCGCTCTCCGGCAGCTACTTCAAGAACAGCCACGGCACGCCGTTTCGCTATGCCCGCGACGGAGCCGGCTGGCGCATTGAGCAGATCGTCACGTGA